One Vespa crabro chromosome 1, iyVesCrab1.2, whole genome shotgun sequence genomic region harbors:
- the LOC124432801 gene encoding leucine carboxyl methyltransferase 1, producing the protein MIKDMADDEAIQATNDDASECKRYAVQLGYWSDPFINFFVKQTTRKPPEINRGYYARVKGIEVFIDKFLKLSGDKGQIINLGAGFDTLYWKLRNAGNSPTNFVELDFPSITAKKCYHIKKHKQLIDTLNTEDGEIRFSTIDLHAANYHLVGTDLRDIYELDKKLTQAEVNFNLPTMFLAECVLVYIDTSAASALLKWLAVTFPNSIFVSYEQVNMKDKFGQVMLSNLRSRGCLLAGVKDCETLETQQRRFTINGWEGSNAWTMVEVYDSLLETDRIRIEHIEMLDERELLIQLLQHYCIAIAWNGQTFKNLSIAQG; encoded by the exons ATGATTAAAGATATGGCGGACGATGAGGCCATACAGGCCACGAATGATGATGCCAGTGAGTGTAAAAGGTATGCAGTGCAACTTGGTTACTGGTCTGATCCATTCAtcaatttttttgtaaaacaAACTACACGAAAGCCACCAGAGATCAATCGTGGTTACTACGCAAGGGTCAAGGGCATAGAAGTATTCATCGACAAATTCCTTAAA CTATCTGGTGACAAAGgtcaaattataaatttggGTGCTGGTTTTGACACACTTTACTGGAAGCTCAGAAATGCTGGAAACAGTCCTACAAACTTTGTAGAGCTAGATTTTCCAAGTATTACAGCTAAAAAATGTTATCACATCAAAAAACATAAACAATTGATAGATACATTAAATACAGAAG ATGGTGAAATCAGATTTTCAACAATAGATTTACATGCTGCTAATTACCATTTGGTAGGAACAGATTTGCgagatatatatgaattagACAAAAAATTAACACAAGCTgaagttaattttaatttaccaACCATGTTTCTTGCTGAATGTGTTCtagtatatatagatactagTGCAGCTTCAGCATTATTAAAATGGCTTGCAGTAACGTTTCCAAATAGTATATTTGTAAGTTATGAGCAAGTAAATATGAAGGATAAATTTGGGCAAGTAATGCTTTCAAACTTGCGTAGTCGTGGATGCTTATTAGCAGGAGTTAAAGACTGTGAAACGCTAGAAACTCAACAAAGACG ATTTACAATAAATGGCTGGGAAGGGTCTAATGCTTGGACAATGGTAGAAGTTTACGATTCACTGCTTGAAACAGATCGTATTCGAATTGAGCATATTGAAATGCTTGATGAACGAGAGCTTTTGATTCAATTATTGCAACATTATTGCATTGCAATTGCTTGGAATGGacaaacatttaaaaatctaTCTATAGCACAGGGTTGA